A genomic region of Terriglobia bacterium contains the following coding sequences:
- the lspA gene encoding signal peptidase II, producing MSKLRKFQGRLPYTVLVVAILVLDRWTKVLIRHRFDLNETISVIDGFFNITYVRNTGVAFGIFSSISSPAKSVLLSVFTACAAAVVVTYSVRSPARNRLLQIALSLILGGALGNLYDRLAYGYVVDFLEFYAGSYHWPSFNVADSAISTGVALLALEIIRSETPSRP from the coding sequence ATGAGTAAGTTACGTAAATTTCAGGGGCGGCTGCCATATACGGTTCTCGTCGTTGCGATTCTTGTTCTGGACCGCTGGACCAAAGTACTGATTCGCCACCGGTTCGATCTGAACGAAACGATCTCGGTAATAGACGGATTCTTCAACATAACGTATGTCCGAAATACCGGAGTCGCCTTTGGAATTTTTTCCTCGATCAGTTCGCCGGCAAAATCCGTTTTGCTTTCAGTATTTACAGCTTGCGCTGCCGCCGTCGTGGTGACCTACAGCGTCCGAAGTCCGGCCCGCAACCGGCTGTTGCAGATTGCGTTAAGCCTCATCCTCGGCGGAGCCCTGGGCAATCTCTACGATCGATTGGCGTACGGCTACGTCGTGGACTTTCTCGAATTCTATGCCGGCAGCTATCATTGGCCCTCTTTCAATGTCGCCGACTCCGCCATCTCCACCGGGGTAGCGTTGCTGGCTTTGGAGATCATCCGAAGTGAAACTCCAAGCCGGCCTTGA
- a CDS encoding RluA family pseudouridine synthase, whose protein sequence is MKLQAGLEDRGLRLDVFLAQRLENLTRSQIQLLNRSGAVRIEGHADKAGYRIRGGETIEVDLQSIAPSSLKPEQIPLQIYFEDCDMAVIEKPAGLVVHPGSGTKSATLVHGLLFHFQQLSDAGGEARPGIVHRLDKKTSGLLIVAKNNAAHVRLSKDFEDRKIRKTYLALVHGRPRQPSGTIELPVGRHPRVRTRMTANAARGRSAFTEYRAVEEFRGFTLLEVNLKTGRTHQIRVHLSAIGHPVAGDDVYGERSYKEFTRKYGPLGRYFLHAAALSLNHPITGLPLEFRSPLPAELQKLRDSLE, encoded by the coding sequence GTGAAACTCCAAGCCGGCCTTGAAGACCGGGGGCTTCGCCTGGACGTCTTTCTCGCGCAGCGCCTGGAAAACCTGACCCGGTCCCAGATCCAACTGTTGAACCGGTCCGGCGCTGTCCGCATCGAAGGCCACGCGGACAAAGCCGGATATCGAATCCGCGGCGGCGAAACCATTGAAGTCGATCTTCAATCGATTGCGCCGTCGTCTCTCAAGCCTGAGCAAATCCCGCTCCAAATCTATTTTGAGGACTGCGACATGGCGGTCATCGAAAAGCCTGCAGGACTCGTGGTCCATCCCGGGTCCGGAACGAAGAGCGCAACTCTCGTTCACGGACTTCTTTTTCACTTCCAGCAGCTCTCCGACGCCGGCGGCGAGGCGCGCCCCGGCATCGTTCACCGGCTCGATAAAAAAACCTCGGGCCTCCTGATCGTGGCAAAAAACAACGCGGCCCACGTGCGCCTCAGCAAGGATTTTGAGGATCGAAAGATCCGCAAAACCTACCTGGCATTGGTTCACGGGAGACCGCGGCAACCGTCCGGCACGATCGAGCTGCCGGTGGGCAGGCATCCCCGTGTTCGCACCAGAATGACCGCCAATGCCGCCCGCGGCCGCTCCGCCTTCACCGAATACCGCGCGGTGGAAGAATTTCGTGGGTTTACCCTGCTGGAGGTGAACCTCAAAACAGGCCGGACCCATCAGATCCGAGTGCATCTGAGTGCCATCGGTCATCCCGTCGCGGGGGACGATGTGTATGGAGAGCGAAGCTATAAGGAGTTCACCCGTAAATACGGGCCTCTGGGCCGGTATTTCCTGCACGCGGCGGCATTGAGTCTGAATCATCCAATTACGGGTTTGCCCCTGGAATTCCGCTCGCCGCTGCCTGCGGAATTGCAGAAGTTGCGGGACAGCTTAGAATAA